One window of Akkermansia biwaensis genomic DNA carries:
- a CDS encoding alpha-galactosidase, whose translation MTPDSVHLLTRSSQMSLFRDGKGRVRRAYYGARLHEPEDAFSDSASAPLLCTTLADSLDGLPNASGEYDLCITQADGSLSLCLECERQEVVRLDEDREEAVFYLKDPAYPVRVEVHVRAHSESGVFMQWTVIRNEGEEGIRIHRAASGHLNLKAERYFVTSFRGTWGGESLMSEEEVARGHELVLASGTGTRAAQEGSPGFIISLDGPAPEDSGEVIMGAVAWPGNYRIWFRHSPYHYLYAGAGMDVAPAPYVLDAGGVLETPPVILAWSGEGKGEASRSMHRWARRYGLRGGDEERMTLLNSWEGVYFTFTEDVLHGMMKRAADLGIELFVLDDGWFGNRFPRNDARAGLGDWQENRAKLPHGIDGLAEKAEELGIRFGIWVEPEMVNPQSELFLSHPDWVIGLPGRENRLERSQYLLDLSNPEVRGYILGVMRELLGKHPGIAYVKWDCNRKISDPGSAWLDARHQGNLAIDYVRGYESVLDALAEEFSQVVFQACSSGGGRADYGTMRRHHEFWTSDNTDACERVFMQWSIGHLFPAISMGAHVTASPNHQTGRAVPLKFRFDAAMAARLGFELQPCDMTEEDAAFSRRALAEYKRIRPVVQFGDLYRLSSPYESRMASLMYVREDRAVVFAWLMDKWLADAPPPLRLKGLKPGTRYLLRELNMDGNGSLTHVHEQVLGGDFLMNAGIRINWKKTFQSVCLECIEGIIYLNE comes from the coding sequence ATGACGCCGGATTCCGTGCATTTGCTGACCCGTTCCTCCCAGATGAGCCTGTTCCGCGATGGAAAGGGAAGGGTGCGCCGCGCCTATTACGGCGCGCGCCTGCATGAGCCGGAAGACGCCTTTTCAGATTCCGCCTCCGCCCCTCTCCTGTGTACGACGCTGGCGGACTCCCTGGACGGCCTGCCGAATGCGTCCGGGGAGTACGATCTCTGCATTACCCAGGCGGACGGTTCCCTCTCCCTGTGCCTGGAATGCGAGCGGCAGGAGGTTGTACGGCTGGACGAGGACCGGGAGGAAGCCGTCTTTTATCTGAAGGATCCGGCCTATCCGGTGAGAGTGGAGGTGCATGTGCGCGCCCACAGCGAATCCGGCGTGTTCATGCAGTGGACGGTCATCCGCAATGAAGGGGAGGAAGGCATCCGGATTCACCGGGCGGCTTCCGGCCATCTGAATTTGAAGGCGGAACGGTATTTTGTGACCAGTTTTCGCGGTACCTGGGGCGGAGAATCGCTAATGAGCGAGGAAGAGGTGGCGCGGGGCCATGAACTGGTGCTGGCTTCCGGTACCGGGACCCGCGCCGCGCAGGAGGGGAGCCCCGGCTTCATCATTTCCCTGGACGGTCCGGCCCCCGAGGATTCCGGGGAAGTGATCATGGGCGCGGTGGCGTGGCCCGGCAATTACCGGATATGGTTCCGGCACAGCCCGTACCATTATTTGTATGCGGGTGCGGGAATGGATGTGGCTCCCGCTCCGTATGTACTGGATGCCGGCGGCGTATTGGAGACGCCTCCCGTCATCCTGGCCTGGAGCGGAGAGGGCAAGGGAGAGGCTTCCCGCAGCATGCACCGCTGGGCGCGCCGCTACGGCCTGCGCGGCGGTGATGAGGAGCGGATGACGCTGCTGAATTCCTGGGAAGGCGTGTATTTCACATTTACCGAGGATGTGCTGCACGGCATGATGAAGCGTGCGGCGGACCTGGGGATAGAGCTTTTCGTGCTGGATGACGGATGGTTCGGCAACCGGTTCCCGCGCAATGACGCCCGTGCCGGGCTGGGGGACTGGCAGGAGAACCGGGCCAAGCTTCCCCACGGGATTGACGGATTGGCGGAAAAGGCGGAGGAACTGGGAATCCGCTTCGGCATCTGGGTGGAGCCGGAAATGGTAAATCCGCAATCGGAATTGTTCCTGAGCCATCCGGACTGGGTGATCGGGCTGCCTGGTCGGGAAAACAGGCTGGAACGTAGCCAGTACCTGCTGGATCTGAGCAATCCGGAAGTACGCGGCTACATTCTGGGCGTGATGCGTGAATTGCTGGGAAAACATCCGGGCATCGCCTACGTCAAATGGGACTGCAACCGCAAAATTTCCGATCCCGGTTCCGCATGGCTGGATGCGCGCCACCAGGGTAATCTGGCCATTGATTACGTGCGCGGCTATGAATCCGTTCTGGACGCGCTGGCGGAGGAATTTTCTCAAGTGGTGTTCCAGGCCTGCTCCTCCGGGGGCGGTCGCGCCGATTACGGCACCATGCGGCGGCATCATGAGTTCTGGACGTCCGACAATACGGATGCCTGTGAACGCGTGTTCATGCAGTGGAGCATCGGGCACCTGTTCCCGGCCATTTCCATGGGCGCCCACGTGACGGCTTCTCCCAACCATCAGACGGGCCGCGCCGTTCCGCTGAAATTCCGTTTTGACGCGGCCATGGCGGCCCGTCTGGGCTTCGAGCTCCAGCCCTGCGATATGACGGAGGAGGATGCGGCTTTTTCCAGACGTGCGCTTGCCGAATACAAGCGCATCCGTCCCGTGGTCCAGTTCGGTGACCTGTATCGGCTGTCCTCCCCGTATGAAAGCCGGATGGCTTCCCTGATGTACGTGCGGGAGGACCGCGCCGTCGTGTTTGCGTGGCTCATGGACAAGTGGCTTGCGGACGCTCCGCCACCCCTGCGGCTGAAGGGCCTGAAGCCCGGGACCAGGTACTTGCTGCGGGAATTAAACATGGATGGCAATGGCTCCCTGACGCATGTTCATGAACAGGTCCTGGGCGGAGATTTCCTGATGAATGCGGGCATCCGTATCAACTGGAAAAAGACGTTTCAGTCCGTCTGCCTGGAATGCATAGAGGGTATCATCTATCTTAACGAATAA
- a CDS encoding HU family DNA-binding protein, with the protein MNKTEFIQELRQELGGETTSREAEQVLDAVLNTIARSVQRKSQVKFRGFGTFGIKRRQARVVRHPGHGGKLFVHESSTMKFRPSGRLWKK; encoded by the coding sequence ATGAACAAGACAGAATTCATTCAGGAATTGCGGCAGGAACTGGGAGGCGAAACCACTTCCCGGGAGGCGGAACAGGTGCTTGACGCCGTGCTGAACACGATTGCGCGGTCCGTGCAGCGGAAGTCGCAGGTTAAATTCCGCGGCTTCGGCACTTTCGGCATCAAGCGGCGCCAGGCCCGCGTGGTCCGGCATCCGGGCCATGGCGGCAAATTGTTCGTGCATGAATCAAGCACCATGAAATTCCGGCCTTCCGGCCGTTTATGGAAAAAGTAG
- a CDS encoding DUF3750 domain-containing protein — protein sequence MRHSNPYSHHPKPWSKWRVLFWLFMLFLLACGALIYFHPEDDWKTADRSSSRLAPLPSEEPEAVVQVYAARTFGWRKYFAVHSWMAVKERNADAYTVYQVLGYRLPSTGTSVSIATDIPDRKWFGAEPALIQELRGKAAEKAIPAIRRAALEYPYAGTYRIIPGPNSNTFIAALMREIPELTVELPPHAVGKDYPAGGIVDLTETGKGVRINFWGIAGASLGLAEGVEISLMGLNAGVDILRPALKLPMIGRVGVPDAPVTWDWWSITLLLLASAFLAFILLRRIHQQRRQARRIPHFRHPRVKTSDRI from the coding sequence ATGCGCCATTCCAACCCATATTCCCATCACCCCAAGCCCTGGAGCAAATGGCGCGTGCTCTTCTGGCTGTTCATGCTGTTTTTGCTGGCATGCGGAGCCCTCATCTACTTTCATCCCGAAGACGACTGGAAAACGGCGGACCGCAGCAGCAGCCGCCTGGCTCCGCTGCCTTCGGAAGAGCCGGAAGCCGTCGTCCAGGTCTATGCCGCGCGCACTTTCGGCTGGCGCAAGTATTTTGCCGTTCATTCATGGATGGCCGTCAAGGAGAGAAATGCCGATGCCTACACCGTTTACCAGGTTCTGGGCTACCGCCTCCCCTCCACGGGAACGAGCGTCTCCATCGCCACAGACATTCCGGACCGGAAATGGTTCGGGGCCGAACCCGCACTGATTCAGGAACTGCGCGGGAAAGCCGCGGAAAAAGCCATTCCCGCCATCCGCCGGGCGGCACTGGAATACCCTTATGCGGGCACCTACCGGATCATCCCCGGCCCCAACAGCAATACCTTCATTGCGGCCCTGATGCGGGAAATTCCCGAACTGACGGTCGAACTGCCCCCCCACGCCGTGGGGAAGGACTATCCCGCCGGCGGAATCGTGGACCTCACGGAGACCGGCAAGGGAGTGCGCATCAACTTCTGGGGAATAGCCGGAGCCAGTCTGGGACTGGCGGAAGGCGTGGAAATCAGCCTGATGGGGCTGAACGCCGGAGTCGACATCCTGCGGCCTGCCTTGAAACTCCCCATGATCGGACGCGTGGGTGTTCCCGACGCTCCCGTAACCTGGGACTGGTGGAGCATTACCCTGCTTCTGCTGGCCTCCGCCTTTCTGGCGTTCATCCTGCTCCGGCGCATTCATCAGCAACGCCGGCAGGCGCGCCGCATTCCCCATTTCCGCCATCCCCGGGTAAAAACGAGCGACCGGATATAA
- a CDS encoding class I SAM-dependent RNA methyltransferase: MTATIPKGFHPEPFSYHQELELDIDALSNAGDGIGRVDGWVVFVPFALPGDRVKARVWRNDRNYSSADLVEVLRPSPDRVEPVCRLFGTCGGCQYQHFSYGRQLFWKTRQVADLLRLQAGLELPVNPAIASPREYHYRSKITPHFDKPKEGGKPAIGFLKAGSRREVVDVPQCPIAMECINEVLPMARKSVYQAVARFKRGATILLRASEGGVITNNNAVACEKVGTLEFHFLAGDFFQNNPFILPLFTDYVARQASMDGEEFLVDAYCGSGLFALSLAEKFKKVLGVEVSETSADWARSNARSNGISHAEFLAADAGAIFAQVDFPAEKTAVVIDPPRKGCSMEFLTQLFAFGPGKVVYVSCNPATQIRDLAEFDKAGYAVTAVQPFDLFPQTKHLECVVTLKKKN; encoded by the coding sequence ATGACCGCCACCATTCCCAAAGGCTTCCATCCCGAACCCTTCTCCTACCACCAGGAGCTTGAACTGGACATTGACGCCCTGTCCAACGCGGGCGACGGCATCGGCCGCGTAGACGGCTGGGTGGTGTTTGTCCCGTTTGCCCTGCCGGGGGACCGGGTAAAAGCCCGCGTCTGGCGCAACGACAGGAATTATTCCTCCGCAGACCTGGTGGAAGTGCTCCGGCCCAGTCCGGACCGCGTGGAGCCGGTGTGCCGCCTGTTCGGCACCTGCGGCGGCTGCCAGTACCAGCACTTCTCCTACGGCCGCCAGCTTTTCTGGAAAACGCGCCAGGTGGCGGACCTCCTCCGTCTGCAGGCGGGGCTGGAACTCCCCGTAAACCCGGCCATCGCCTCCCCGCGGGAATACCATTACCGTTCCAAGATTACGCCCCATTTCGACAAGCCCAAAGAAGGCGGCAAACCCGCCATCGGCTTTCTGAAAGCCGGCTCCAGAAGGGAAGTAGTGGACGTGCCGCAATGTCCGATTGCGATGGAATGCATCAACGAGGTCCTGCCGATGGCCCGCAAGAGCGTCTATCAGGCGGTGGCCCGCTTCAAGCGCGGAGCGACGATTCTGCTCCGGGCGTCGGAAGGCGGCGTCATCACCAATAACAACGCCGTGGCCTGTGAAAAGGTGGGCACTCTGGAATTCCACTTCCTGGCCGGAGATTTCTTCCAGAACAATCCGTTCATCCTGCCCCTGTTCACGGACTACGTGGCCCGGCAGGCCAGCATGGACGGCGAGGAATTCCTGGTGGACGCCTACTGCGGTTCCGGCCTGTTCGCCCTGAGCCTGGCGGAAAAATTCAAAAAAGTGCTCGGCGTGGAAGTCAGCGAGACTTCCGCAGACTGGGCGCGCAGCAATGCCCGCAGCAACGGAATCAGCCACGCGGAATTCCTGGCGGCCGACGCCGGAGCCATTTTCGCCCAGGTGGACTTTCCGGCGGAAAAAACTGCCGTGGTGATCGACCCGCCGCGGAAGGGGTGCAGCATGGAATTCCTGACCCAGCTGTTCGCTTTCGGCCCTGGAAAGGTCGTGTATGTCTCCTGCAACCCCGCCACCCAGATACGGGACCTGGCGGAATTTGACAAGGCCGGCTACGCCGTCACTGCCGTCCAGCCCTTTGACCTGTTCCCCCAGACCAAGCATCTGGAATGCGTGGTCACCCTGAAAAAGAAAAACTGA
- the miaB gene encoding tRNA (N6-isopentenyl adenosine(37)-C2)-methylthiotransferase MiaB — MPKLYIKTYGCQMNERDSEQVARMFVQKGYTMTDREDEADVILFNSCSIREQAEQKALGKMGLLAKQQRHRPHVVYGMMGCMAQSRKDELFKELPRLDLVIGTQKYHRVFEHVDGILRQRQERRMDNLRSAFSGSHVCDVAEEEDSQNRIRDHLDPGARSTAYVSIMQGCEMKCAYCIVPYTRGTERSRPIRDIVDEVAMLVDSGVKEVTLLGQIVNRYGRQMDSVDGKGGFVQLLEAVHEVEGLRRIRFVSPHPIGFRQDLVQAFTYLPKLCSHIHFPMQSGSDRILKMMRRPYRNETFLDLCAQMKQARPDLSITTDIIVGFPGETEEDYLLTRQAVEQVQFDNAFIFRYSPRRGTPAAAMENQIPEEVKEARNQDLLAVVNEIAVRKNRELIGTVQEVLLEGPSKTNAARLSGRTSQNKPVMVDAEPGLTGQILPIRIEESTGFTLYGVPCPSKE, encoded by the coding sequence ATGCCCAAGCTTTACATCAAAACCTACGGCTGCCAGATGAACGAACGGGACTCCGAACAGGTGGCCCGCATGTTCGTCCAGAAGGGGTACACCATGACGGACCGTGAGGACGAGGCGGACGTGATCCTGTTCAACTCCTGCTCCATCCGTGAACAGGCGGAGCAGAAAGCCCTGGGCAAGATGGGGCTGCTCGCCAAGCAGCAGCGGCACCGCCCCCACGTGGTGTACGGCATGATGGGCTGCATGGCCCAGAGCCGGAAGGATGAATTGTTCAAGGAGCTTCCCCGCTTGGACCTGGTGATTGGCACCCAGAAATACCACCGCGTGTTCGAACATGTGGACGGCATCCTCCGGCAGCGGCAGGAACGCCGTATGGACAACCTCCGTAGCGCCTTCTCCGGCAGCCATGTATGTGACGTGGCGGAAGAGGAGGACTCCCAGAACCGTATCCGCGACCACCTGGACCCGGGCGCACGCTCCACGGCCTACGTTTCCATCATGCAGGGGTGTGAAATGAAATGCGCCTACTGCATCGTGCCCTACACGCGCGGAACGGAGCGAAGCCGCCCCATCCGGGACATCGTGGACGAAGTGGCGATGCTGGTGGACTCCGGCGTGAAGGAAGTCACCCTGCTGGGCCAGATCGTCAACCGATACGGACGCCAGATGGACAGCGTGGATGGAAAAGGCGGCTTCGTCCAGTTGCTGGAAGCCGTCCATGAAGTGGAGGGCCTGCGGCGCATCCGCTTCGTTTCCCCTCATCCCATCGGCTTCCGGCAGGACCTGGTGCAGGCGTTCACCTACCTTCCCAAGCTGTGCAGCCATATCCATTTCCCGATGCAGAGCGGCAGCGACCGCATCCTGAAAATGATGCGCAGACCGTACAGGAACGAAACCTTCCTGGATCTTTGCGCGCAAATGAAGCAGGCCCGTCCGGACCTGTCCATCACCACGGACATCATCGTGGGTTTTCCGGGAGAAACGGAGGAAGACTACCTGCTGACCAGACAGGCCGTGGAACAGGTCCAGTTCGACAACGCGTTCATCTTCCGCTATTCCCCGCGCCGCGGCACGCCTGCCGCCGCCATGGAGAACCAGATTCCGGAAGAAGTGAAGGAGGCGCGCAACCAGGACCTGCTGGCCGTCGTCAATGAAATCGCCGTCCGGAAAAACCGTGAACTCATCGGCACGGTTCAGGAAGTCCTGCTGGAAGGGCCGTCCAAGACCAACGCCGCGCGCCTCTCCGGCCGCACCTCCCAGAACAAGCCCGTGATGGTGGATGCGGAGCCCGGCCTGACGGGACAAATCCTGCCCATCCGGATTGAGGAAAGCACCGGATTCACCTTGTACGGCGTTCCGTGCCCTTCCAAGGAGTAA
- a CDS encoding ComEC/Rec2 family competence protein: MEKERHLLRPWPERMMTSAPLLAPALAMLCACAAVDVSPWFWACCACWVLLPCLFRMPVMSLPALALAVWAGGCLLDYGRQYGNLAVEEGGRFAAEGSVDAVSGRSVLFRPHGARWLYTVSAREGGLPLEPGKRYRIEGEIYSLKPPCGPGLFDRERWGYLHRVAAGVRLERFSELGPGDWRSRFLAASLHLREEAAGLLKQGAPPDDEARQVMVSAVLGDKTDARPETMDSFMRSGCMHVFAVSGMHVGLAAMLILGLLRLLLIRPPVARLACIPLLALYVFVTGMSVSALRALIMAVVWLLASVLRRKGHPANILALAFIVLCFVDPLQVFQPGFQLSFCVFAVIVCIVAYMNREKPLWAPDPFIPPRIYNARERGQVWLEKACRGTLLVSVGAWLMSIPLTAWHFGTWNLYAPLTNICLALLVPFLMGISLFGLMFAWCPWALSVCNAAAAWLAGCMLGITQLAADLPCSYLPARLPAAENGALVIPMQKNAWSVVISNPALVVDAGTENTVRYTLLPILKSLHIRPSGVVAARSGRAERAGMEVLLKEYPGMRNWGRTGAEDSAEEWVLSPGNRVETADLPEPLPTGLHQDRNPVLAWTCRGHRVLLVGNAGFSSLARAEETEKADVLIIGHHPRDPVSSAAWIRETGAQAVIFTTEWGCPVPEGVAVYRLPETGTLYLKTEENGVTVTPWKGTERRTR; the protein is encoded by the coding sequence ATGGAGAAGGAGCGGCACCTGCTGCGGCCTTGGCCGGAACGGATGATGACTTCCGCTCCGCTACTGGCTCCTGCGCTGGCCATGCTGTGCGCCTGTGCGGCCGTGGACGTTTCCCCGTGGTTCTGGGCGTGTTGCGCCTGCTGGGTTTTGCTGCCCTGCCTGTTCCGGATGCCCGTCATGAGCCTGCCGGCTCTCGCGTTGGCGGTTTGGGCCGGCGGCTGTCTGCTGGATTACGGGCGGCAATACGGGAATCTGGCTGTGGAAGAGGGCGGGAGATTTGCGGCGGAAGGTTCCGTTGATGCCGTTTCCGGGCGTTCCGTCCTGTTCAGGCCGCACGGGGCCAGGTGGCTTTACACGGTTTCCGCCCGTGAAGGAGGGCTTCCGCTGGAACCGGGAAAACGGTACCGGATTGAGGGAGAGATTTATTCCCTGAAACCTCCCTGCGGGCCCGGTCTGTTTGACCGGGAACGGTGGGGCTATCTGCACCGGGTAGCGGCCGGAGTCCGGCTGGAAAGATTTTCCGAGCTGGGGCCGGGAGACTGGCGCAGCCGATTTCTGGCGGCTTCCCTGCATCTCCGTGAAGAGGCGGCAGGCCTGCTGAAACAGGGCGCGCCGCCGGACGACGAGGCCCGGCAGGTCATGGTTTCCGCCGTGCTGGGCGACAAGACGGACGCCCGGCCGGAGACCATGGACAGCTTTATGAGGAGCGGCTGCATGCATGTATTCGCCGTCAGCGGCATGCATGTGGGTCTGGCCGCCATGCTGATTCTGGGCCTGCTGAGGCTGCTGCTCATCCGTCCCCCCGTGGCTCGGCTGGCCTGCATCCCTCTGCTGGCCCTGTATGTGTTTGTCACGGGAATGTCCGTTTCAGCCCTGCGCGCCCTGATTATGGCGGTGGTCTGGCTGCTGGCCTCCGTCCTGCGCAGGAAGGGGCATCCCGCCAACATTCTGGCTCTGGCGTTTATCGTGCTTTGCTTCGTGGACCCGCTTCAGGTTTTCCAGCCGGGGTTCCAGCTTTCTTTCTGCGTGTTTGCCGTGATTGTGTGCATCGTAGCGTACATGAACCGGGAAAAGCCCCTGTGGGCGCCGGACCCGTTCATTCCTCCCCGGATTTACAACGCACGGGAAAGGGGACAGGTATGGCTGGAAAAAGCGTGCCGCGGAACCCTGCTTGTGTCCGTGGGGGCATGGCTGATGTCCATCCCGCTGACGGCGTGGCATTTCGGCACCTGGAACCTGTATGCGCCCCTCACCAACATATGCTTGGCGTTGCTGGTTCCCTTCCTGATGGGTATTTCCCTGTTCGGGCTGATGTTTGCGTGGTGTCCCTGGGCATTGTCCGTCTGCAATGCCGCGGCGGCCTGGCTGGCCGGGTGCATGCTGGGCATTACCCAGCTTGCGGCCGATCTGCCGTGCAGCTATCTTCCCGCCCGGCTTCCTGCTGCGGAAAACGGAGCCCTGGTGATTCCCATGCAGAAAAACGCCTGGTCCGTCGTCATTTCCAATCCGGCCTTGGTGGTGGATGCCGGTACGGAGAATACAGTTCGCTACACTCTTCTTCCCATATTGAAATCCCTTCATATACGGCCTTCCGGCGTGGTGGCGGCCAGGAGCGGCAGGGCGGAACGGGCCGGGATGGAAGTCTTGCTGAAGGAGTATCCCGGCATGCGGAACTGGGGCCGCACGGGGGCGGAAGATTCTGCGGAGGAGTGGGTATTGAGCCCCGGCAACAGGGTGGAGACGGCGGACTTGCCGGAGCCGCTGCCTACGGGGCTGCATCAGGACCGGAATCCGGTGCTGGCGTGGACGTGCCGGGGACACCGCGTGCTGCTGGTCGGAAATGCCGGGTTTTCCTCCCTGGCACGGGCGGAGGAAACGGAAAAGGCGGATGTCCTGATTATCGGGCATCATCCGCGCGACCCGGTCAGCAGCGCTGCATGGATCAGGGAAACCGGAGCCCAGGCAGTCATTTTCACGACGGAATGGGGATGCCCCGTGCCGGAAGGCGTGGCCGTGTACCGGCTGCCGGAAACCGGAACCCTGTACCTGAAGACGGAAGAGAACGGCGTAACCGTTACTCCTTGGAAGGGCACGGAACGCCGTACAAGGTGA
- a CDS encoding 3'-5' exoribonuclease YhaM family protein — MEQVSLMELGKLAAEGQTEAEVFAQISQCAQKLTKSNKPYLDVTFADAEGTMGLKVWEDKPWFRVLASLPLRSFVSLRGQWTKGSFGMEAADLDVRLLEETEKESFLAGSGTLKKKQEADLKEICVLIKSMNDPRIRSLCVEFMEQFAERLQRAAAARTYHHARRGGLVEHVAGMMRTASAVCQANPELNRDLLLAGCLFHDCGKLWENCYPKEDFTMPYSEAGELLGHIPLGIELVNNLWKRIMALPEADSWKTLDPPSPDVRMHLLHLIASHHGELAFGSPVFPKTPEAVALHYIDNLDAKLEMFRGAYETSEALAPKVLQRKAPLPANVVLPLPSVLPLVPDGADAMP, encoded by the coding sequence ATGGAACAAGTCAGTCTCATGGAGTTGGGAAAACTGGCCGCGGAAGGCCAGACGGAAGCGGAAGTTTTTGCCCAGATTTCCCAGTGTGCGCAGAAATTGACCAAGAGCAACAAGCCGTACCTGGACGTAACTTTTGCCGATGCGGAAGGGACCATGGGATTGAAGGTGTGGGAAGACAAGCCCTGGTTCCGGGTGTTGGCCTCCCTGCCGCTCCGCAGTTTCGTAAGCCTGCGCGGCCAGTGGACCAAGGGTTCTTTCGGGATGGAGGCCGCCGATCTGGACGTGCGCCTGCTGGAGGAGACGGAGAAAGAAAGTTTTCTGGCCGGTTCCGGGACCTTGAAGAAGAAGCAGGAGGCGGATTTGAAGGAAATTTGCGTGTTGATCAAGAGCATGAACGATCCGCGCATCCGGTCCTTGTGCGTCGAATTCATGGAACAGTTCGCAGAACGGCTCCAGCGTGCCGCCGCCGCCAGAACGTACCACCACGCACGCCGCGGCGGTCTGGTGGAGCATGTGGCCGGCATGATGCGCACGGCTTCCGCCGTGTGCCAGGCAAATCCGGAGCTGAACCGCGACCTCCTGTTGGCCGGCTGCCTGTTCCACGACTGCGGAAAGCTGTGGGAGAACTGCTACCCGAAGGAGGATTTCACGATGCCGTATTCGGAAGCCGGCGAACTGCTGGGCCACATTCCTCTGGGAATTGAACTGGTCAACAATCTGTGGAAGCGCATCATGGCTCTGCCGGAAGCGGATTCCTGGAAAACACTGGACCCGCCCTCCCCGGACGTGCGCATGCACCTGCTGCACCTGATTGCCTCCCACCACGGGGAACTGGCGTTCGGCTCCCCGGTGTTCCCGAAGACGCCGGAGGCCGTGGCCCTTCATTATATCGACAATCTGGACGCCAAGCTGGAGATGTTCCGCGGCGCCTATGAAACGAGTGAGGCGCTGGCGCCCAAAGTGCTCCAGCGCAAGGCCCCCCTCCCTGCCAACGTCGTTCTCCCGCTGCCTTCCGTTCTTCCCCTGGTTCCGGATGGAGCGGACGCCATGCCGTAA